One Rhinoderma darwinii isolate aRhiDar2 chromosome 6, aRhiDar2.hap1, whole genome shotgun sequence DNA window includes the following coding sequences:
- the TFCP2L1 gene encoding transcription factor CP2-like protein 1, translated as MLFWHTQPEHYNQHPSGGYLRDVLTLPIFKQEEHHHLSPDTDAKLPPFQYVLCTATSPAVKLHDETLTYLNQGQSYEIRLLDNRKLGEYQELNSKHIKSIIRVVFHDRRLQYTEHQQLEGWRWSRPGDRILDIDIPLSVGILDPRASPTQLNTVEFLWDPSKRSSAFIQVHCISTEFTPRKHGGEKGVPFRIQFDTFKQNENGEYTEHLHSASCQIKVFKPKGADRKQKTDREKIEKRTAQEREKYQSSYDTTILTECSPWPDLPYQSNSSSSPGYNSSPNSFSIGDGNCSPTPPVEPPPPPLQNEKTVSGFQSETWNTEEKGKHLVPSATIQDVQQWLQRNRFPQFCRLLSSFSGADLLKMTKEDFIQVCGPADGIRLFNAVKGRNVRPRLTVYVCHESEQNRSVLQHKQESGNSAVCVYHAIFLEELTALELMEKIANLYTISPQQINQIYRQGPTGIHVVVSTEMVQNFQDESCFILSTLKAENGNGYHVILK; from the exons TGACGTCCTGACCTTACCAATTTTTAAGCAAGAGGAACATCACCATCTCTCCCCTGACACGGATGCGAAGCTGCCCCCCTTCCAGTATGTCCTATGTACAGCCACTTCCCCTGCTGTTAAACTGCATGATGAGACTTTGACCTATCTCAACCAAG GACAGTCTTACGAAATTCGCCTCCTTGACAATCGGAAATTGGGAGAATACCAAGAGCTGAATAGTAAACACATCAAG AGCATCATACGAGTGGTTTTCCATGACCGGCGCCTGCAGTACACGGAGCATCAGCAGTTAGAAGGTTGGAGATGGAGCAGACCTGGCGATCGCATACTTGACATAG ATATCCCATTATCTGTTGGTATATTGGATCCCAGAGCGAGCCCAACACAGCTCAATACTGTGGAGTTTTTGTGGGATCCCAGCAAGCGATCCTCTGCATTCATTCAG GTGCACTGCATTAGCACAGAGTTCACACCTAGAAAGCATGGAGGGGAGAAGGGCGTTCCGTTCAGGATACAATTTGACACGTTTAAACAGAACGAGAATGGAGAGTACACGGAACATTTACACTCGGCCAGCTGCCAGATCAAGGTCTTCAAG CCCAAAGGAGCAGACCGGAAACAGAAGACTGATCGAGAGAAGATTGAAAAACGGACCGCGCAGGAGAGGGAGAAATACCAGTCGTCCTACGATACCACCATTCTGACCGAG TGCTCCCCGTGGCCGGATCTGCCTTATCAGTCCAACAGCTCCTCTTCTCCTGGATACAACAGCTCCCCGAATAGCTTCAGCATCGGTGACGG TAACTGCTCCCCGACCCCTCCGGTGGAACCTCCTCCTCCCCCCCTCCAAAACGAG AAAACGGTTTCTGGATTTCAAAGTGAGACTTGGAATACGGAGGAGAAAGGAaag CATCTCGTGCCTTCCGCAACCATCCAAGACGTGCAGCAATGGCTTCAGCGTAACAGATTCCCGCAGTTTTGCCGGCTGCTGTCCAGTTTCTCAG GCGCTGACTTATTAAAAATGACCAAAGAAGATTTTATCCAAGTCTGCGGCCCGGCTGATGGGATCCGACTCTTTAACGCAGTGAAGGGCAG GAATGTGAGGCCCCGGCTGACCGTATACGTGTGCCATGAATCTGAGCAGAACAGATCTGTCCTGCAGCATAAACAAGAGTCTGGAAACTCTGCCGTGTGTG TGTACCACGCCATATTCTTGGAAGAGCTGACGGCCTTGGAGTTAATGGAGAAGATTGCAAACCTGTATACCATTTCACCACAACAAATCAATCAGATTTATAGACAGGGACCAACTGGAATCCATGTGGTTGTGAGCACAGAG ATGGTCCAGAACTTCCAGGATGAATCCTGCTTTATCCTCAGCACTCTGAAAG CGGAGAACGGCAACGGCTATCACGTCATCTTAAAGTAA